CTAATTTACAGCTGTATCCGAGCATTGCTGACATGCCGCCGctatagatacagatatagCTACAAATAGAGCTTGTTACTCATAGATACATTTCGATGGAGGTATTAGCTAATAGTTGTTAGCCTGACATATTAAAACTAACAGCAAAAAACGGCCAcaaatagaatatataaattcatcaACAATTCAATTCGGTTTGCTAAACCttaacattgtttttttttaattacagaTACATGTTGTTATTGGTGAAATATTGCAGCATGGCAGTATTAGCGAATAGCTTATACATTGATATAGTTAACTTACAGAAAAAAAGacataaatagaatatatagaTCCACAAAAGATTAAGAGCTAAGACCTAACTACAGTCTTTatgatttttgaaaatgtttaaatgtagCATTATATCGTTATAGTAGTAGTATACAAATTGGTatcctttgatatattttgaatgtattagtatattaaaacaCAACAtcttttggtatactttagtatttttttgggatatttattaggtatattttcatGATGAAAGTAATGGGTATCCCACAGTCTccctttcttacttgttatatcTAAAACTGTTTAACAACTATAAATTGCTCTAATTATGCTTCAAGCTTAATTTAATTCAGTTTACAATGCTGCTCTActgccataaataaaaaaacgagCTAATTATCTTTAATAATAGATTGCATATGCAGTTAGATATgcaaagcagcagccgcaaagATGAAAGTAGAGTTGCATGTTGAGACTGTTCTACAAAGCGCaaactttactttattgaTAGATACTTTTATGGTGCATATTGTTAGTTGGTTGGCGGTTTTTGCGGTTGCTCCACTGATTGGTATTGCGTGAGCTGCATTTTCAGGGTGGTTTTGTATTGAACCACTTCAGCAGCTGTTTGATTTTCCACCATGAAATTTGTGCATATGCCGCGCGTGTGGTTCAAGTGTTTTCTCAACCGAAaggtttcaatattttttatctcTCGGGTTTATCATAAACAAGAAAGAACCTTAACAAAAGGCAACATTTCGAATGCTCGTAATTcgaaacatttcaataaaatgcatCAAGACAAACGAAAAAAGGCGCAAACTCATGCCGTGTCCACTTCAACTAATTTCTTTTCTTGGGCAATTCTCTTCTCATTTTTGGGTCTCTCTCTATCTAAATGCACAATAAATGGAAAACTAACAACTGTTTTTCGAAAAGATGCCCCCGGGCAGcgtgcattgttgttgtcagctgGTATTCTTAGCCTGCTTTTATACCTGGATCCATTTGATTACGAAAATATATGCTAACACCTCGCTGgccaaacaaaaggcaacCAACGTGGCCATGCTTCATCATCAATTAGAGTTACCTTTCTGCAGCACAGGATCAGAGAATTGTTAAAACGATGCCCTCGATCCATTATGAGGGAGTGAGTAGAGGGTCCAACACCTTTTGGTTGCCACTGTATGCATTCTGCTTCGCCTTCATCGTCTGCTCTATAATCATTtccattgctgctgttgttgttttcttgcataaattaaaaatcatgtAAGAGTTGCGTCTTTGGgcattttcttttcacttGCCTTGGCTATTAAAcggcttgttttttttttgtcgttcaTTGTGTTTGATTTAAGCCGATAAAAGGTAAACTTTAACGCTTCTTACACGCCGCTTACAGCTTTCAACggatttatttatgtgtgcgTGGTCAACACATCAAAAGAGTTTGGCCACGGCTTGTTGGCTTGTTTGGAATTAATGGCCAAGTTACCTGTCCAACACTTTTTCcgaaattcaattcaatttttcatgCAAATTGATGCACACAGGACGGAAGTGCAGCCGTTGCACTTCCTTTCCAATAAAATTGGGAATACTgccagcaacacacacacaattcaatGAGAGAGTAGAGAAGCGGAGAGTGGGGAACACACTCAAGACACAACATGATTATGAGCATACACAAGTGCTTAGTTGACGATTATGTTGCTGGCTCGACTTGGCAATCTATTCAATGCTCAAttcaatcaaattcaatttggctTAACGCTTAGCCTCCACTCTAGTTCTCCtcttgtacatttttttttgttgctaccTGGCAGGACTGTCATTGTCCTGGCATTGAATGCTCATTATTGTGCGTGCTGAAGTGTCATTGTATTGAGCTTCCACACACTCGAGTTCAAATTCGAGTGCATTGCACACTCGAACGCACTTTTTCGAgtgaattttattgaatactTTGCTGGCATAGGTGATTGGATTTCCAAGTGTGTGCCAAAAAGGGGTGTGTCAAGGAGGGTGTTGAGCACAAGAACTGATCAACTAGCAAATATCCAGCGAATTAAAGCTGTGAGAGCATTGTAAGCTTGGTAATGACCATATGACATGAAAAAGCAGCAACTATAGAGTGAAAGAGATGTTCGTTCCCTTTGCagcatatgcatattttatggggcaaatgaaaagcaaacaacaggCAAATTACAGAACAATGAAGAGCTGAAACAAGCGCATTACAAGcatatctttctctctctctcgcactctctctcgACGGCAAAAGGTGACCCAAAGGCATTAGCAACTCGACCAGATAAGCTGACAATAGAGAAAGAGCAGAAAATGTACGTAGACAGAGACACAGCGAAAGGACTGTGAAATAAAATGCACataatgtgtatgtgtgttatcggggcaacaacaaaaaagagaacacGGACTCGGTATCCTTTTTTTGTCCGAGTGAAATACGACGCTTTGTTGTGAGAGTTTTGTTTACAGTTTTACGTTCAGGTAGCTTCGACTTTTATTCTTTCACAATTTCACAATGTTGACTTGACCAAAACTAATCACAGTCTTTTCTTCATGACTTTTTGCAGCTACGCAATGCGATGAATTGTCCCGACTATGCGGACATCTATTGCTCGAcgaatacaacaacaaatgccgGCAAGAACCTTGACCTGGCCTTCAATAAGTGTCAGGAATGGAGCAACAAGCTGAAGTTGCAACcggccacagcaacagctgcaacaacagctgatGAGCCAGCAGTGAATACGCAGAGTCGCACACACAAAGTCTACGACAGCATGAAGAACTTTTTGCAGCGCAAACTGTTCGCACAACCCTCGCAGCTGAAGTGCGAAGATGAACCAACCAGCGACTACGATGAGGTGAGTTAAGAAGAGACAATCGAATGATTGaactatttattaaattcgaTTTCTTTAATCTTTTAGCAGGACCTACTCGACTCCTCGTATCAAGCAGACGCGGAGGAAGATGAGTTGGATGGCGATGAGCTGCTGGtcaactgcagttgcagctcAGCGGAGGCGACACccaaacgcagcagcaacaacaaatcgcCACAAAAATCGCTGTTGTCGTTGAATTGCTGGCAGAGCAGTCAACCGAGTGATTCCAGTGGCAGCGAGGAGGCGACAGCAGATCAGCCTGAATCCGATGATGCGGGCATCTCCGATTGCTGTCAGCTACTCAacgaaagcagcaacagcagcggaaGTGGCAAACGTCGTGGCACACCCAAAAAACGCCAAACACCGAGGTATAATCACAACACCGATGACGAGGAGGACGCAGGCGAGGAGCCCGAATTGTTGCACTGTGCGTGGTATCAGCCGCGGATCACAGCGAAAGCGGCACAGGAGCATCTGCAACAAGCCACGCCGGGGAGCTTTCTGTTGCGTCGCAGCACTCCGCGCAACTTTGAGTTGTGTCTGCGACTGGAGAACAAGGTGAAGTGCTATGCGGTGCAGTGCAATCGGAGGAGTGAAATGTACAGCCTGAAGGGTGCCAAGAAACAGTTTAGCACATTAAAGGCGCTCATCACGCATCATTCGGTGATGGCCGAGCAGTTGCCGTTGACACTGGATATGCCCAGGGAACGGGATTTGGTCAAATCATCCGCAGTGCGTTATGCGGATGATTTTGAGCCACTTGAATCGCTGCAATTGCTGGGCATTCTGAAGAGTCTACAGGCCAAAAACTTTGAGGCATAGGGCCAGACAATGGGgggattgattgattgaagtGTGGGCGGGTTTATCGAACTGCAAAGGGAACGATAggtgaaaacaaaaaaatatatatgtatgtatattgtaatGTATTTTATGCTAAGTTACAATTCTTTCGGCGCATGCCTTGTGATATAGTTTACGAACGATACGATACGAAAGGACATTTCTTTAGGTCCCTAGCTCATAAGCACTAtatgtaatttgtttattgtatttacgCTTAAGTTTTCTATTGTACAAACGAAATAATCATTTTGTGagttatgaaataaaaattaaagaaacacgaaagaaaagaaattgaacAATGCAGCTCTGCAACCCCCGAGTGTTACTCCAACCACGCCCCTGCATTAAACACGGTCTCTGTCCCTCGTTCCGCCTCCACTTCGATGCGAACTCGACGCTTCCTCTTACTGCGTAAATTCCCAGTCCCTGGAgtgaattgtgtgtgtggccgAGCAGCATCCTGGAGGGTTAACCTGGCTGACTGTGCTTCACTTACATGTGATTAGCGCTTCAAGTGGCTCTCATTAATTTTTCAAGTGCGGTTCACGGGCGCACTTCAGACAATGTGccc
This is a stretch of genomic DNA from Drosophila albomicans strain 15112-1751.03 chromosome 3, ASM965048v2, whole genome shotgun sequence. It encodes these proteins:
- the LOC117570585 gene encoding protein sprint isoform X1 — encoded protein: MGRLFQYNRFGAVESNNKRKKDTQKKPHDKAKMLRNAMNCPDYADIYCSTNTTTNAGKNLDLAFNKCQEWSNKLKLQPATATAATTADEPAVNTQSRTHKVYDSMKNFLQRKLFAQPSQLKCEDEPTSDYDEQDLLDSSYQADAEEDELDGDELLVNCSCSSAEATPKRSSNNKSPQKSLLSLNCWQSSQPSDSSGSEEATADQPESDDAGISDCCQLLNESSNSSGSGKRRGTPKKRQTPRYNHNTDDEEDAGEEPELLHCAWYQPRITAKAAQEHLQQATPGSFLLRRSTPRNFELCLRLENKVKCYAVQCNRRSEMYSLKGAKKQFSTLKALITHHSVMAEQLPLTLDMPRERDLVKSSAVRYADDFEPLESLQLLGILKSLQAKNFEA
- the LOC117570585 gene encoding protein sprint isoform X2, with translation MGRLFQYNRFGAVESNNKRKKDTQKKPHDKAKMLRNAMNCPDYADIYCSTNTTTNAGKNLDLAFNKCQEWSNKLKLQPATATAATTADEPAVNTQSRTHKVYDSMKNFLQRKLFAQPSQLKCEDEPTSDYDEDLLDSSYQADAEEDELDGDELLVNCSCSSAEATPKRSSNNKSPQKSLLSLNCWQSSQPSDSSGSEEATADQPESDDAGISDCCQLLNESSNSSGSGKRRGTPKKRQTPRYNHNTDDEEDAGEEPELLHCAWYQPRITAKAAQEHLQQATPGSFLLRRSTPRNFELCLRLENKVKCYAVQCNRRSEMYSLKGAKKQFSTLKALITHHSVMAEQLPLTLDMPRERDLVKSSAVRYADDFEPLESLQLLGILKSLQAKNFEA